The genome window CCCCATACTACGCATGCGCTGGACACCAGCTATGTCTGCGTCGTGGACCGCTGGGGGAACGTCTTCTCCGCCACGCCGAGCGACATGACCTTTGACACCCAAATCATTCCCGGCACCGGCCTGGCCGTATCCTCGCGCGGTTCGCAGTCCCGGATCATCCCCGGCCATCCGAGCCGCATCGAGCCCGGCAAACGGCCCCGCCTCACCCCCACGGGCTGCCTGATCCTGCGCCGCGGCAAGCCCTGGCTGATACTCGGCACCCCCGGGGGCGACGTGCAGTGCCAGACCAACCTGCAGGTGCTCCTCAATGTCATCCTGTTCAGCATGAACACCCAGGAGGCCGTGGAAGCCCCGCGTTTCGCCGTGTTCAACTACCCTAATTCCTTCTATCCCCACACCTACGCCAAGGGCGTGCTGCGGCTGGAATCGCGCATCAGCGACTTGGCGGCAAGCGTGCTCGCCGCCAAGGGCCATACCGTCAAAGCGTGGCCGGACTTTTCCTGGAACGCGGGCGGCGCCTGTATGATTATGCATTGCGGCGGGTACCTCGCGGGGGGTTCGGATCCCCGCCGGGAGTGCCTGGGAATGGGTTGGTAAAGGACCGCCTTACAGGGACCGGATAACGAGGCACAGGCCCGCCACCATGCACCCGACGCTCACGCAGCGTTTCAGCTGCCGTTGCGGCACCCGCCGCGCGAGCAGCGCGCCCGCGCAGGTGCCCAGGGCGCCCACGCCCGCCGTAATGCCTGCAAGCGGCAAGTCCACGGCCTGGTTGGCGTAATTGCCCAGAGACCCCAGGATGGACACGGGCACGCTGTAGGTGAAGCCCGTGGCGATGCTGGTCAGCGGGGCATACCCCATCAGCATCATGGACGGCACGCAGAGCGCGGAGCCGCCCATGCCCGTCAGCCCGGCCAGGACCCCGATAACCGATCCAAGCGCGAACAGAACGCTTTTTTTGCGCATCAGCGCTGACGGGCCTTCCTCCAGGGCTTTTCCGGAAAAAAAGGCCGGTACGCCCGAAATGAAGATGAAACAGCCCAGGATCAGCGTCAGAACCCTTCCCGGCAGGATGGCCTTGAGCATGATGCCCGGGCCGACCAGAAGAACGCCCCCGAGGATAACCGGTAAAGCGGTCCGCCATTCCTTGCGGGCCACGGACCGGTACATGTAAGCCCCGGCAAGAATGGACGGAATGAGGGCGCACATGGCCGTGCCTATGGCCGTATGCGGATCCAGCCCCGCGACGATCTCGAATACCGGCGCCTGCAGCATGCCCCCGACGCCGACGGCCCCGCCCATGATCCCTATGAGCAGCGTGAGAATCAATAAAAGAATCATGTGCCCCGCTTTAGTTACAAATCTACGATAGCGTTCAGGGAGTCCATGTCAATATGGGTTTCGAGCATGTCCGCCAAACGGTCATACTGGGCCAGGCGATACTCTTTGTAGGTGGCGAACCCGTCCGGGGCCTCGGCCACGGGGGGGAGGTTCCTGTGTTCGCGTAAGGCGTTGACCAGCCCGCGCGCCAGGGGGAAGGAATCGAAAATCCCGTGCAGGTAGGTGCCGAAGACCCGCCCGTCTTCCGAAACGGCCCCCTCGCTCTCCCCGTCCGGCAAACGCAGGAGCGGGAGGGAACCCGTTCCGCGCGTCGTGCGGCCCATATGGATTTCATACCCTTCCGCACAAATGCCCGTTGCGTTGCCGAGCGGGCCCGGCACGGGCAGCAGCGTTCCGGTGGCCTGCACCGTCCGTTTGTCCGGGGCGAACACCGTCGCAAGATCCAGCAAGCCGAGGCCGTGGATATGGGGCAAATCGCTTTCCACGCCATGGGGGTCGGCTATGTCCCGGCCCAGCATCTGGTAGCCGCCGCAAATACCCGCCACAACGCCGCCGGAAGCATGGTATTGCCGGATGGCGTCCGCCGTGCCGGTCTCGTTCAAAACGCGCATGTCCGCAATGGTGTTTTTGGAGCCGGGAAGGATGCACATATCCGGATTGCCCAGGCTCTCGCCGGGCACCACATAGCGCAAGGCCACACCGGGCAAAAGATCGAAAATACCGAAATCCGTAAAATTGGCGATGCGCGGCAGCCTGACGACCGCGATATCCACTTCGCCCGGCCCGGCCAGGCGAGGCGCGCCCAACCGCTCGGCAAGGCTGTCCTCCTCCTCCACCCGGATATCCCAGTAGGGCAATACCCCGAGAACCGGAATGCGGAGCAGGGCTTCCAGCTGCCGGAGGCCGGGCTCGAGAATGGAAACGTCCCCCCGGAACCGGTTGATGACCATGCCCTTGATCCGGGCCCGCTCGTCCGGCTCCAGCAACTTCACCGTGCCGTACAGGGAGGCGAACACCCCGCCCCGGTCGATATCCCCCACCAGGAGAACCGGCGCGTCGGCCATGGCCGCCATGCCCATGTTGACGAGGTCGTTCTCGCGCAGGTTGATTTCCGCCGGGCTGCCCGCGCCCTCGATAATGACCAGATCGTTTTCCGCCGCCAGCGCGGCAAAGGCCTCAAGAACGCGCGGTTTGAGGGTGTGCCGCCAGCTGTAATAGTCTTTGGCGTTCATGGTCGCGACCGCTTTGCCGTGCACGATCACCTGGCTGGTGCGGTCCGAATTCGGCTTGAGCAGCACGGGGTTCATGAGGACGGACGGCCTGATGCCGCACGCCTCGGCCTGCACGGCCTGCGACCGCCCTATTTCGCCGCCGTCCGGCGTGACGAAGGAATTGAGCGCCATGTTCTGGGCCTTGAACGGGGCCACCCGCAACCCGCGCCGGGCGTACAGGCGGCATAGCCCCGCCGCCAGCACGCTCTTCCCGGCGGAAGACGCGGTTCCCTGCACCATCAGAACGGCGGCGCTCACGGCCTGCCCGCCTTGAACGCGCCGCAGCGGGCCAGAAAATTCCGGGGGAGCGACGGATTACTGTAAAAATGGATATGCGGATAGGCGGCCAAAACATTGCCGGAGGCCAACCCGCCGCGCCACGGCGTTACGCCGTCCTTCCGCATGCGATAGCACCCTTCGGTCCCGTCTTCCGGCTCGATGCGCGAGTAATGGAACTCGTGCGTCCTGACCCGCGTCCCCGCCGGGCCGAGAACGGTCTCGCGGCAGAATTCCGCTTCCGCGTAGCCGAAGCGTTGCAGCTTGCCGGTCATGACGGCCCGGTGCGGGAAAACTCCGGCCATGGGGAAAACCGTGCCGGCCGCATCCGCCAGGGATACGCACAGATACGCCATCCCGCCGCATTCGGCATACACGGGAAGGCCGCCGCTTACGGCCTCGCGAATCGCGGAACGCATCGGCCCGTTTGCGGCAAGCGCTTGCGCGAACACCTCGGGAAAGCCGCCGCCCAGGTACAGGCCGTGGAGAGCGTCCGGCAGGGAGCGGTCGCGCATGGGGCTGAAAAAAACCAGCTCCGCGCCCAGTGTTTGCAGAAGATCGAAGTTGTCCTGATAATAAAAGCTGAACGCACTGTCCCGCGCGACGCCGATCCGTACGGGAAAGGATCCTTCCACGCGGGGGAGTTCCCCGGCCGGCAGCGGCGGCGCGCCGTCCGCCAGGGCCATGAGCCCGTCCAGGTCGATGGTTTCCCCGGCGGCCAGAGCCAGATGGGCGACAACGGCATCCAGCTCCGCCACCTCCTGGCTGGGCACAAGCCCGAGATGCCTGCTTTGCAAGGCAAAATCCGGATTCTCCGGGAGATAGCCCAGGCACGGCACCGCGCAGGCCTTTTCCACGCTGTCCCGGATGAGCCCGTATTGCCGCGCGCTTTTGACCCTGTTGACGATGACGCCGCCGACCCGCACGCGGGGATGGAACGAGGCGTACCCCGCGACCATGGCCGCGGCGCTGCGGGAAAGGCCCTGCGCGCTGATGACCAGAACCACCGGCGCGTCCAGGATCTCCGCCACGTGCGCGGTGCTGCCTTCATGGCCGCTCCCCTTGCCGTCAAACAGCCCCATGACGCCTTCGATGAGGCTGAGCCCGCCGTTCGCGGCGCGGGCGAAAAGACCGCGCAGAACCGGCGCGTCCAGGAGCCAGGAATCAAGGTTGCGGGAAGGGGTTCCTGTCACATGGGCATGGAAGGCCGGATCAATATAGTCCGGCCCGACCTTGAAGGGACGCAGCGGTACGCCCCGGGCGCGAAGCGCGGCCAGGGCAGCCGTCACAACGGAGGTTTTTCCCGCGCCGCTGTGCGTTCCGGCAATGACAAGACGGGGGTGGGTGTTTGGCATACGGAAAGTACTGTAGAGGCGGGCGGGCCGAAGGGCAACAAAAAAGCCCCGGCTCGCCGGGGCTTTTTTGTTATGGGTTTACACTAATACCGCGGCTGACGCGGCGCGCGGGGCTGCGCTTCATTGATGCGCAGGGAGCGGCCGCCAAGGCTGGCGCCTTCAAGCGCCTGAATCGCGGCAGCGGCGTCTTCGGCGGGCATTTCAACAAAGCCGAAGCCGCGCGCGCGGCCAGTTTCACGATCGGTCACCAAGTTTACGGATGTCACGGAACCGTAAGGGGAAAACAGGGAACGGATTTCATCTTCAGTCGCGGACCAGGGCAGGTTACCCACATAAATAGACTTCGTCACAGAAAAAAACCTCACGAGAAAAGTTGCGTGCGCTTACTGCTACACCCATATGAAACAGTAATTTGCACAATACTGTATGTCTTATACTCTTTGTTCTTTAAGTACGCAACAGGAAAATTAAAAAGCGTAAAAAACGGCTGTATTCCTGGCTTTCCCATGAGGGAAGCCCCTGCGGATACCCCTAAAATAAGATAGAACCCAATGGATATCTTCTGTATTATAACGTTGTGCCGTTGCAGGTCCATGCACCGCCGTGTGTAACTGAATGTAGCATCACGCGCGACCCGCTCGATTTTCTTTCGTATGGACGCAAACCCCTTCCACTTTAGAGGAGGTGCATAAAATCTTCCACCGGAGAGCGTCCGCCCGCTTCCGGCAGAGAGCGTTCCCTTCCGCGGGTATCCCCGGTCCGCCCGGCGCTTGCGTTCACCCCTTGCGCGGCGGCTTTCCCGCCACAAACACGGACGGCCGGGACGCGCGAGGCGCCCCGGCCGCTGTTCCGCCGGAAAACGGCTATTTCTTTCCGTGCATGGCTATCCAGTTGGTGAACTTGCCCAGGAACAAACTGAGGAAAGTGCGGTTCTTCTCATCCACGACGCGGTTTTCCGCGTCGAAATAGTCCCGGTTCCACACGATGTACACTTCCGGCTGGCCCATGACCACCATGCCGAGCATGGATAACACGCTCCGCAGGTGGGATTGCACGGCGGCGGTTCCCACCATGCCCGGACTCGTTCCGGCGATGGCCACGGGTTTCCCCCCCAGTACGCTCGTGCCCGGCGGGCGGGTGCACCAGTCCAACGCGTTTTTCAGAACCGGCGGGATGCTGCGGTTATATTCCGGGGTAACCAGGAGCATGCCGTCGGCGTCCTTCACGGCCTGTTTCATCCGCGCGACGGGTTCGGGAAGATTGCCTTCCAGGTCCTGGTTGAACATGGGCACATCGTCAAGCGGGATAATAGTAAAACGGAGCGTCTCCTTGCCCAGTTCGGCCAGGGCCAGGGCCAGCTTCTTGTTAAAGGATTCCTTGCGCAAACTTCCGACCAAGACAGCTATCGTATGCATGGGGCCTCCTCAATCGTTACTTACTGAGACACGGTTTTCCAATAGCACAAAATCACCTCCGGGTCACGGGCGGGAGGTGAAAAAATAAAAAACAAATAGGCCGTGCCTGTCACATGACAGGCACGGCCGCGAGCACCGGAACGAGAGAGGCGTTCGTTTCGGCGCACCGTCGCGGACGGCAGACCCGCGACG of uncultured delta proteobacterium contains these proteins:
- the cobQ gene encoding Cobyric acid synthase, coding for MSAAVLMVQGTASSAGKSVLAAGLCRLYARRGLRVAPFKAQNMALNSFVTPDGGEIGRSQAVQAEACGIRPSVLMNPVLLKPNSDRTSQVIVHGKAVATMNAKDYYSWRHTLKPRVLEAFAALAAENDLVIIEGAGSPAEINLRENDLVNMGMAAMADAPVLLVGDIDRGGVFASLYGTVKLLEPDERARIKGMVINRFRGDVSILEPGLRQLEALLRIPVLGVLPYWDIRVEEEDSLAERLGAPRLAGPGEVDIAVVRLPRIANFTDFGIFDLLPGVALRYVVPGESLGNPDMCILPGSKNTIADMRVLNETGTADAIRQYHASGGVVAGICGGYQMLGRDIADPHGVESDLPHIHGLGLLDLATVFAPDKRTVQATGTLLPVPGPLGNATGICAEGYEIHMGRTTRGTGSLPLLRLPDGESEGAVSEDGRVFGTYLHGIFDSFPLARGLVNALREHRNLPPVAEAPDGFATYKEYRLAQYDRLADMLETHIDMDSLNAIVDL
- a CDS encoding hypothetical protein (Evidence 5 : No homology to any previously reported sequences) — encoded protein: MWRESRRARGERKRRADRGYPRKGTLSAGSGRTLSGGRFYAPPLKWKGFASIRKKIERVARDATFSYTRRCMDLQRHNVIIQKISIGFYLILGVSAGASLMGKPGIQPFFTLFNFPVAYLKNKEYKTYSIVQITVSYGCSSKRTQLFS
- the rbpE gene encoding putative RNA-binding protein RbpE (Evidence 3 : Function proposed based on presence of conserved amino acid motif, structural feature or limited homology); translated protein: MTKSIYVGNLPWSATEDEIRSLFSPYGSVTSVNLVTDRETGRARGFGFVEMPAEDAAAAIQALEGASLGGRSLRINEAQPRAPRQPRY
- a CDS encoding conserved membrane hypothetical protein (Evidence 4 : Homologs of previously reported genes of unknown function) codes for the protein MILLLILTLLIGIMGGAVGVGGMLQAPVFEIVAGLDPHTAIGTAMCALIPSILAGAYMYRSVARKEWRTALPVILGGVLLVGPGIMLKAILPGRVLTLILGCFIFISGVPAFFSGKALEEGPSALMRKKSVLFALGSVIGVLAGLTGMGGSALCVPSMMLMGYAPLTSIATGFTYSVPVSILGSLGNYANQAVDLPLAGITAGVGALGTCAGALLARRVPQRQLKRCVSVGCMVAGLCLVIRSL
- the cobB gene encoding Cobyrinic acid A,C-diamide synthase; the protein is MPNTHPRLVIAGTHSGAGKTSVVTAALAALRARGVPLRPFKVGPDYIDPAFHAHVTGTPSRNLDSWLLDAPVLRGLFARAANGGLSLIEGVMGLFDGKGSGHEGSTAHVAEILDAPVVLVISAQGLSRSAAAMVAGYASFHPRVRVGGVIVNRVKSARQYGLIRDSVEKACAVPCLGYLPENPDFALQSRHLGLVPSQEVAELDAVVAHLALAAGETIDLDGLMALADGAPPLPAGELPRVEGSFPVRIGVARDSAFSFYYQDNFDLLQTLGAELVFFSPMRDRSLPDALHGLYLGGGFPEVFAQALAANGPMRSAIREAVSGGLPVYAECGGMAYLCVSLADAAGTVFPMAGVFPHRAVMTGKLQRFGYAEAEFCRETVLGPAGTRVRTHEFHYSRIEPEDGTEGCYRMRKDGVTPWRGGLASGNVLAAYPHIHFYSNPSLPRNFLARCGAFKAGRP
- a CDS encoding putative flavoprotein (Evidence 3 : Function proposed based on presence of conserved amino acid motif, structural feature or limited homology); its protein translation is MHTIAVLVGSLRKESFNKKLALALAELGKETLRFTIIPLDDVPMFNQDLEGNLPEPVARMKQAVKDADGMLLVTPEYNRSIPPVLKNALDWCTRPPGTSVLGGKPVAIAGTSPGMVGTAAVQSHLRSVLSMLGMVVMGQPEVYIVWNRDYFDAENRVVDEKNRTFLSLFLGKFTNWIAMHGKK